In Accipiter gentilis unplaced genomic scaffold, bAccGen1.1, whole genome shotgun sequence, the sequence agggggacatCTGGAGGTCCCCCGGAGTTCTGTGGGTGccgaggtggggtgggggtgggtggtggtgccGTGCGTGGGTGCCATGTGTCGGGTGCAGGCGGGGGGggcagcccgcccccccccgaaCTGGCGTCGTTGCTGGAGCTGCTGGCGAACACCCAGGGCCGGCGGATGGACGAGCAGCGGCTGCCCGTGCCCCGGCTGCCCGGTTTCGGGCCCACCCCCGGCAAGGTGGGGGTTCGGGGGGGGGAGAcacaccggggggggggacacacgaagGGTGGGGGAGtgaactgggggggtggggggggggcagaagtggggggggggggacccagggagaggggggatttgggggggggggggggcacaccccACGGGGACACCCGCTGGGGGAGAAGGACCTGGAcaaggggggggacgggacacccagggtggggggacacccaggggacATCCCCTGGGtgctatcccccccccccacccccaccatcTCCCCACAGGACTGAGCTCCCAGAGCCACCGACACCCCCACGTCCCCGAGCCCGCGATGGCAccccgtgtgtgtcccccagccTGTCACCCCCCAATAAACCCCTCCCCGATCTTGTCACTGTGGGGCCTGTGACACCTGGGGACAAGGGGTGGCCTTGGGGACACGGGTggcattggggaggggggggggggggaggaacaagGCACCCGTCACTGCTGGGTGGCATCAGGGGACACTGGACATCCCGGGGGGGCGGCACAGGGGTCAGGGGACACCCGCAGCAGATGGGTGACACCTGGGGACACAGGGCACCCACGGGGGTGGCACCAGGGGACACCCACGGCAGATGGGTGGCACTAGGGGACACCCAAGCCACCCCCCCGTGACACACTGGGGGACACCAACCCCCTTGGTGACACCCTGGGGACCGCCCCGTCACCGTGACCGCCCCACGCAGATGGTGCCAGTGCCATTTATTGGGGGGTGGGGACACCCGGGGTGTCACTTGTCCCCTCCAACACTGAGGTCACGGCGGTCACGGCAATGGCACCAGGACGGTGGCAGGTACAGACACGTGTCACCAGCCGTCACGGCgatgctgccagggcagggacacggggacggCCACGTGTCCCCACTGTCACCCGTGCGGCTGCAGCGCTGGCATCAGGATGCGGCCACATGTCCCTTCTGTCATGGATGTGGTGACGAGATGCAGCCATATGTCCCCTCTGCCACCGACACGTTCCCAGCGATGGCATCAGGATGAAGCCACGTGTCCCCTCTGTCACCAACACGTTCACGGCGACGGCGTCAGGACGAAGCCACGTGTCCCCTCTGTCACCAATGCGGTCACTGCGGCAGCGTCACGATGCGGCCGTGGTGACAGCACGTGGCCGTACGTCCCCTCCGTCACCAAGACGGACGCGGTGGTGGCATCAGGATGAATCCACGGTGACAGGACGTGGCCGTCATGTCCCCTCTGTCACCAGCACGGCCACGGTGATGGCGTCCGGCTGCAGCCACATGTCCCGTCTGTCACCACCATGGTCACAGCGATGGCACAAAGATGAAGCCACGTGTCCCCTTTGTCACCAATACGGCCACAGCGATGGCGTCGGGACATGCCCACGGTGACAGGATGAGGCCACGTGTCCCCTCTGTCACCAACACAGCCACGGTGTCACGACGAAGCCACGTCGAGCGGCCACGTGTCCCCTCTGTCACCAACACGGCCATGGCGCTGGCGTCACGACGCTGCCACGGGTCCCCTGTGTCaccgcggtggggggggggggggcagtggctgggtgtccccgtgtcccctcagTCCCGtgtccccttcccctcccgcaGCCGTTGCTTCAGCTCTGCCATCGCCCGtcgctggggggggacacacaggggggggtgtcaggggatGGTGGGGACACACGGGTGCCCCAGGGAGGGACCGCACCCCGTGGAGGGGGGGACAGGGGCGTCACCAGTGTCCCAGGGTGTGGAGGTGTCCCCTGTGTCATCCCCCCCAGTGTGGGACAGTGGTGACAccttggggacatcagggacgtTGGGGATGTCAgggatgggggggacgggggggataTTGGGGACACtgtgggggacactggggacattgAGAATACTGTGAGGACATTGAGGGGGTtgtgtccccaatgtcccccgcTCCATGTCCCCAGTATCTCCCCCGTCCCCGatgtcccccccccatccctgatgtccccaaggTGTCACCACCACCCCACACCGGGTAGGGGGAACACcgaggggatgctggggacattggggacactgggggggacaCACTGGGGACACGTTGGGGACATATCGGGGTCTCTTACCCGGTCAGGATCGTCCGGAGGAAAAATCTCCCTCTGGAAAAAGAGAGCGGGCTCAGTGGGGGAAGGGTGGGGGCACCCAAAgaggggggacccaggggtctggggccacccctcccccaccccagggggACACACCCAAGTGTCCAGggccaccctcccctccccccccgggccCCTCCCCCACCTTGCGCTCCACCACGTGCCGCTGGAAGTAACTGGCCTGGTTGGAGACCCAGAAGATGCCGACGGGGAAGGACAGGTAGACCAGCATCTGGGGACAGGGGACGCTGTCACACCCCCGCCACGCGCACTGTCCCCGCGGTCACCCGGCGGGTGACACCTGCGTCAGCCGGCTGAGGGTGTGGAGGGTGTCACCCGCTGTCCCCATCACCTGTGCTGGGGTGTTATCCGCTGTCCCCAGCACCGTCACCTGTGTCCCAGTGTCACCTCCCGTCCCCAGGCCCTATGCCAGGGTGTCCCCTGGTGTCACCTCCTGTCCCCAGCACTGGCACCTGCGTCCCAGTGTcacctcctgtccccatcccctgcgTCCCACTGTCACTGACAGTCCCCAGCATTGTCACCTGGGTCCCACtgccacctcctctccccaccacttGTACCAGGGTGCCACCTCCCGTCCCCACCGCTGTCACCCGTGCCAGGGTGTCCCCCCACCGTCACCTCTTGTCCCCATCACCCATGCCAGCGGTTGTCCCCTGGTGTCACCCCCTGTCCCCAGCGCTGCCATTTCTGCCCCGGTGCCGCCTCCTGTCCCCAGTGCTGTCACCTACGCGGGGGTGTccctgccgtgtcccccccctccgccaTATCCCCACTATCTCCCCCCCATGGGGCAGGACAGGCCctcgctgcccccccccagccttatTGCCCCCCtaactgccccccccccggggttaATACCCCCCCACGCCCCCTAattgcccccccacacacacacacccgtaGGATCTCCAGCTTCACCCCCATGGCGCTTCCAGCGCCCCACTACTTCCGCCTCCCCACCCCGCAACACGGCGGCCGCCTATTGGCCGAGCGCCCAGCACCGCCGCCGCCTGTTGGCTGTTAGAGCcgagggaggagggaggcgggGCGAGACCCTGAAGGGCGTGAGCAGCGACCAATGAGGATGCGGGAAGGGAGTTGTCGTGCGAGCGGAAGTGGCGTCATCGCGACGCGCCGGAAGAGATGGCGGAGCGGGAGAAGATGGCGGACGCGGTGGAGATGCCGGAGCGGGAGGAGCTGCGCTtcgtgagtggggggggggggagggacacggacacggacaccccccgtgtcccctcctgtcccccccccgtgtccccgatcccgtcccctcccctctccccccttgTGCCTGGTCACCGTCGCCGTCCCCCTCGCTCGGGTCCCACCTTCTTGCTcccggtccccgccgcccctTGTTCTCGCTCTCTGTCCCTGTCACCCCTCGCCCCGTGTCCCCTCGTTCTGGCTCCCCGTGTCCCCCTCTCTCTTCgctccctgtccccgtccctccctgtccttgtcaccCCTCGTTTTTGCTCCTCGTCCCTGTCACCCCtctttctggctccttgtccccgTCACCCCGTGTCCCTGTCACCCCTCACCCTCGCTCCCTGTCCCCCTCACCCCTCGTTCTGGCTCCCCGTGTCCCCCTCTTTCCTTGCTCCCTGTCCTTGTCACCCCTCATTCTCGCGCCCTGTCCCCATCACCTCTCGTTCTGGCTCCCCGTGTCCCCCTCTCTCCTTGCTCCCTGTCCCCGTCACCCCTCGCTCCCTCTCCTCGTCACCCCATGTCCCTGTCACCTCTCACCCTCGTTCCCTGTCCCCATCACCCCTCATTCTGGCTCCCCGTGTCCCTCTCACCCCTCGCTCCTTGTCCCCGTCACCCCTCCTTCTTGCTCCTTGTCCCCGTCACCCCTCActccctgtccccatcacccCTCACCCTCACTCCCTGTCCCTGTCACCCCTCGTTCTGGCTCCCCGTATCCCTATTCCCCCTCCTTCTCGCTCCCtgtcccctccgtgtcccctgtcccctccGTGTCCCTTGTCCCCCCCTGACCCCGCTGTCCCCATCcgccctgctgtccccaggaggaggaggacgtgCAGCACGAGGAGGAGATCCTGCGCAATCCCTTCTCGGTGCGGTGCTGGCTGCGCTACGCCCAGGCCCGGCAGAAGGGGCCACGCCACCGCCTCAACCTCCTCTTTGAGCGCGCCCTCAGGGAGCTGCCCGGCAGGTGgggtgggggacggggacacctCGTGGGGGGGAAACCCACAgggggaccttggggacatctTGGAGTGGGAGGATGGGGACATCCTGGGTGCCCTCACTGGGGACAGGGAGCTCTGGGAGCACTTCAGTGGGGGGAGAGGGACTTGGGGGCACTTcaggaggtgggggggacacacagggacctCAGGGGTGTCC encodes:
- the LOC126037510 gene encoding protein PET100 homolog, mitochondrial, with product MGVKLEILRMLVYLSFPVGIFWVSNQASYFQRHVVERKREIFPPDDPDRRRAMAELKQRLREGKGTRD